The following are encoded together in the Jaculus jaculus isolate mJacJac1 chromosome 3, mJacJac1.mat.Y.cur, whole genome shotgun sequence genome:
- the Fzd4 gene encoding frizzled-4 yields MARRGTGPSVPGAPGGVGLGLLLLLLLGLQLMLLPGPALGFGDEEERRCDPIRISMCQNLGYNVTKMPNLVGHELQTDAELQLTTFTPLIQYGCSSQLQFFLCSVYVPMCTEKINIPIGPCGGMCLSVKRRCEPVLKEFGFAWPESLNCSKFPPQNDHNHMCMEGPGDEEIPLPHKTPIQPGEECHSVGTNSDQYIWVKRSLNCVLKCGYDAGLYSRSAKEFTDIWMAVWASLCFISTAFTVLTFLIDSSRFSYPERPIIFLSMCYNIYSIAYIVRLTVGRERISCDFEEAAEPVLIQEGLKNTGCAIIFLLMYFFGMASSIWWVILTLTWFLAAGLKWGHEAIEMHSSYFHIAAWAIPAVKTIVILIMRLVDADELTGLCYVGNQNLDALTGFVVAPLFTYLVIGTLFIAAGLVALFKIRSNLQKDGTKTDKLERLMVKIGVFSVLYTVPATCVIACYFYEISNWALFRYSADDSNMAVEMLKIFMSLLVGITSGMWIWSAKTLHTWQKCSNRLVNSGKVKREKRGNGWVKPGKGNETVV; encoded by the exons ATGGCCCGGCGGGGCACAGGGCCGAGCGTCCCGGGAGCGCCCGGAGGCGTCgggctggggctgctgctgctgctgctgctggggctgcagtTAATGCTGCTCCCGGGACCAGCTCTGGGCTTCGGGGACGAGGAGGAGCGGCGCTGCGACCCCATCCGCATCTCCATGTGCCAGAACCTCGGCTACAACGTGACCAAGATGCCCAACCTGGTGGGGCACGAGCTGCAGACGGACGCCGAGCTGCAGCTGACAACTTTCACGCCGCTCATCCAGTACGGCTGCTCCAGCCAGCTGCAG TTCTTCCTTTGTTCAGTTTATGTGCCGATGTGCACAGAGAAGATCAACATCCCCATCGGCCCTTGCGGTGGCATGTGTCTTTCAGTCAAGAGACGCTGTGAACCCGTCTTGAAAGAGTTTGGATTTGCCTGGCCAGAGAGCTTGAACTGCAGCAAATTCCCGCCTCAGAATGACCACAACCACATGTGCATGGAAGGGCCTGGCGATGAAGAAATCCCCTTACCTCACAAAACCCCCATTCAGCCTGGGGAAGAGTGTCACTCTGTGGGAACCAATTCTGATCAGTACATCTGGGTGAAGAGGAGTCTGAACTGTGTTCTCAAGTGTGGCTACGATGCTGGCTTGTACAGCCGCTCTGCTAAGGAGTTCACTGACATTTGGATGGCGGTGTGGGCTAGCCTGTGCTTCATCTCCACCGCCTTCACTGTGCTGACCTTCCTGATCGATTCTTCCAGGTTTTCTTACCCTGAGCGCCCCATCATATTCCTCAGTATGTGCTATAATATTTATAGCATTGCTTATATTGTTAGGCTGACCGTAGGCCGGGAAAGGATATCCTGTGATTTTGAAGAGGCAGCAGAACCCGTTCTCATCCAAGAAGGACTTAAGAACACAGGATGTGCAATAATTTTCTTGCTGATGTACTTTTTTGGAATGGCCAGCTCCATTTGGTGGGTTATTCTGACACTCACTTGGTTTTTGGCAGCGGGACTCAAATGGGGTCATGAAGCGATCGAAATGCACAGCTCCTATTTCCACATCGCAGCCTGGGCCATCCCTGCCGTGAAAACGATTGTCATCTTGATTATGAGACTAGTGGACGCAGATGAACTGACTGGCCTGTGTTATGTCGGGAACCAGAACCTCGATGCCCTTACTGGCTTTGTGGTGGCCCCTCTCTTTACTTATTTGGTGATCGGAACCTTGTTCATTGCGGCAGGTTTGGTAGCCTTATTCAAAATTCGGTCAAATCTTCAAAAGGATGGGACAAAGACAGACAAGTTGGAAAGGCTGATGGTCAAGATTGGGGTCTTCTCAGTACTGTACACAGTTCCTGCCACCTGTGTGATTGCCTGTTATTTCTATGAAATCTCCAACTGGGCACTCTTCCGGTATTCTGCAGATGACTCAAATATGGCAGTTGAAATGTTGAAAATTTTTATGTCTTTGCTCGTGGGCATTACTTCAGGCATGTGGATCTGGTCTGCCAAAACTCTGCACACGTGGCAAAAGTGTTCTAACAGATTAGTGAATTCTGGGAAGGTAAAGCGAGAGAAGAGGGGGAATGGGTGGGTAAAGCCTGGGAAAGGCAATGAAACTGTGGTGTAA